In a genomic window of Helianthus annuus cultivar XRQ/B chromosome 10, HanXRQr2.0-SUNRISE, whole genome shotgun sequence:
- the LOC110886947 gene encoding uncharacterized protein LOC110886947, whose translation MAKINQTAIFNLLIICLLLSSSCIQISYSSKSPGVARKDDIPFIKCQVCEKLAKQLYEQVRDKQANISPKKVSEYEVIEISENVCNLKKLEADWILKIDIVEQGDRLELVEQDSEGQCGSECKTIERACQEVIGYYDTDVAEYIYKKKPSMSSLVNFLCKDLTEACSTKPPPVPKGREPGEPFVAKSAKEAEMEKMLKSMEGMPGAPGMKMYSREELMSGKGFNDEDADDDDEDEPSIPSNLGKILREKERSKKMDWKEKITKGIKDVHEATKKHATKMAFRLQKWWKAKKASYTHKKSKSAKVEL comes from the exons ATGGCGAAAATCAATCAAACAGCAATATTCAATCTATTAATCATATGCCTACTGTTATCTTCATCATGTATACAGATCTCCTATTCTTCAAAATCACCTGGAGTTGCTCGTAAAGATGACATACCTTTCATCAAATGTCAAGTATGCGAGAAGCTCGCGAAGCAATTATACGAACAAGTTCGTGACAAACAAGCTAATATTTCACCGAAAAAG GTATCGGAGTATGAGGTAATTGAGATTTCTGAGAATGTATGCAATTTGAAGAAGCTAGAAGCTGATTGGATCTTGAAAATTGATATTGTGGAGCAAGGCGATAGATTGGAG CTTGTTGAACAAGATTCCGAAGGCCAATGTGGTTCCGAATGCAAAACTATAGAACGGGCTTGTCAAGAG GTTATAGGATACTATGACACAGATGTTGCAGAGTATATTTACAAAAAGAAGCCTTCAATGAGTTCATTGGTTAATTTCCTCTGCAAAGATCTGACTGAAGCATGTAGTACTAAGCCACCACCGGTCCCTAAG GGTCGGGAGCCAGGTGAGCCCTTTGTCGCAAAGTCAGCAAAAGAGGCTGAAATGGAAAAGATGTTGAAATCAATGGAGGGTATGCCGGGAGCACCTGGCATGAAAATGTATTCAAGGGAAGAACTCATGAGTGGAAAAGGCTTTAATGATGAAGATGCAGATGATGACGATGAAGATGAACCATCAATCCCTTCGAACTTG GGCAAGATCTTAAGGGAAAAAGAAAGAAGCAAGAAAATGGATTGGAAAGAAAAGATCACAAAAGGGATAAAAGATGTTCATGAAGCAACAAAGAAACATGCAACCAAGATGGCTTTTAGGTTGCAAAAATGGTGGAAAGCAAAGAAGGCCAGCTACACACACAAGAAGTCAAAATCTGCCAAAGTTGAACTCTAG
- the LOC110886946 gene encoding probable protein arginine N-methyltransferase 1 isoform X1, which yields MNSEAIHEDSSMREPVDDDKTSADYYFDSYSHFGIHEEMLKDVVRTKTYQNVIYRNTFLFKDKIVLDVGAGTGILSLFCAKAGAKHVYAVECSQMADMAKEIVEANGYSNVITVLKGKIEELDLPVPQVDIIISEWMGYFLLYENMLNTVLYARDKWLVNNGIVLPDNASLYLTAIEDAEYKEDKIEFWNNVYGFDMSCIRKQSIMEPLVDTVDQNQIVTNCQLLKTMDISKMTSGDASFTAPFKLVAERDDYVHALVAYFDVAFTVCHKLTGFSTGPRSRNTHWKQTVLYLEEVLTICEGESITGSMTVAQNKKNPRDVDITLKYSLNGQRCVISRTQQYKMR from the exons ATGAATAGTGAAGCAATCCATGAGGACTCCTCCATGCGTGAGCCTGTAGACGATGATAAAACCAGCGCCGATTATTACTTCGATTCCTACTCTCACTTCG GTATTCATGAA GAAATGCTGAAGGATGTCGTGAGAACTAAGACTTACCAAAACGTTATCTACAGAAACACGTTCTTATTCAAGGACAAGATTGTTCTTGATGTTGGTGCAGGGACAGGGATTCTATCTCTCTTTTGCGCGAAAGCTGGGGCAAAACATGTTTATGCT GTTGAGTGTTCACAGATGGCTGACATGGCAAAAGAGATTGTCGAAGCAAATGGTTATTCTAATG TTATAACCGTTTTGAAAGGAAAGATTGAAGAGCTTGACCTACCGGTTCCTCAAGTGGATATTATTATTTCAGAATGGATGGGTTATTTCTTGTTATATGAAAACATGTTGAATACTGTTTTATATGCTCGCGATAAGTGGTTG GTTAATAACGGAATTGTGCTACCTGATAACGCTTCTCTCTATCTGACAGCAATTGAGGATGCCGAGTACAAAGAAGACAAGATTGAAT TTTGGAACAATGTGTATGGTTTTGACATGAGCTGCATTAGGAAGCAGTCAATCATGGAACCTCTTGTTGACACAGTTGACCAGAATCAGATTGTCACGAACTGCCAATTACTTAAG ACCATGGACATCTCAAAGATGACATCAGGGGATGCTTCTTTCACAGCACCTTTTAAACTTGTGGCTGAACGTGACGATTATGTTCATGCTTTAGTCGCATATTTTGATGTAGCGTTTACTGTGTGTCACAAACTCACAGGGTTTTCTACAG GACCAAGATCAAGAAACACACACTGGAAACAAACTGTTTTATATCTTGAAGAGGTGTTGACTATATGTGAAGGCGAATCGATTACTGGGAGCATGACTGTGGCACAAAATAAGAAGAATCCACGAGACGTGGATATCACACTCAAGTACTCGTTAAATGGTCAACGCTGTGTTATCTCAAGAACACAACAATACAAGATGCGCTAA
- the LOC110886948 gene encoding protein NDL1 has product MADSSDSVSVDMETIYLGGKEHIIQTGRGSLSIIVYGDQEKPPLITYPDVALNHMLCFQGLFFCPEAASLLLHNFCIYHISPPGHELGAAAICPDDPILSVEDLCDQILEVLNYFRLGAVMCMGAMAGAYILTLFATKYRDRVTGLILVSPLCKAPSWTEWFYNKLMSNLLYYYGMCGLLKECLLQRYFSKEVRGNPEIPESDIVQSCRKLLDERQSVNVWRYLQAIDKRPDITEGLKKLKCRTLIFVGDSSPFHSEALHMMGKLDRRYSALVEVQACGSMVTEEQPHAMLIPMEYFLMGYGLYRPSPFTGSPRSPLSPSCISPELLSPESMGLKLKPIKTRVSSPDSNNIERLSMICLFV; this is encoded by the exons ATGGCGGATTCAAGCGATTCCGTATCTGTTGATATGGAAACGATATATCTTGGTGGAAAG GAACATATTATTCAAACGGGTCGTGGGTCCTTGTCTATTATCGTGTATGGAGACCAAGAAAAACCACCGTTGATTACATATCCTGATGTAGCTTTAAACC ATATGCTTTGCTTTCAAGGACTATTCTTCTGTCCCGAAGCAGCTTCATTGCTCCTTCATAATTTCTGCATTTATCACATCAGTCCACCTGGACACGAG TTGGGAGCAGCAGCCATATGTCCCGATGATCCTATTCTGTCTGTAGAAGATCTTTGTGATCAGATTCTCGAGGTCCTCAACTATTTTAG GCTTGGTGCAGTGATGTGCATGGGGGCAATGGCGGGTGCCTACATTCTTACGCTCTTTGCG ACAAAGTATAGAGACAGGGTTACTGGTTTAATACTTGTTTCTCCTCTTTGCAAAGCACCTTCATGGACCGAATGGTTTTACAATAAG TTGATGTCGAATCTACTCTATTACTATGGTATGTGTGGGTTATTGAAAGAGTGTTTGCTTCAAAGATACTTCAGCAAG GAAGTCCGAGGTAATCCAGAAATCCCGGAATCAGATATAGTTCAATCATGCAGAAAG TTATTGGATGAAAGACAGAGCGTTAATGTGTGGAGGTATCTTCAAGCAATTGATAAGCGACCCGATATTACCGAGGGATTAAAAAAGCTAAAATGCCGAACGCTTATATTTGTCGGTGACAGCTCACCGTTTCATTCCGAAGCCCTCCACATGATGGGGAAATTGGACAGACGATATAGCGCCTTAGTCGAG GTACAGGCGTGTGGATCAATGGTAACCGAAGAGCAACCGCATGCAATGCTGATACCTATGGAGTATTTTCTAATGGGGTACGGGCTTTATAGGCCGAGCCCGTTCACTGGCAGCCCGAGAAGCCCGTTAAGCCCATCATGCATCTCCCCGGAGCTGCTATCTCCCGAAAGCATGGGATTAAAGCTAAAACCGATAAAAACCCGAGTGTCGTCTCCTGATTCGAACAATATAGAGAG GCTGTCAATGATCTGTCTTTTTGTTTGA
- the LOC110886946 gene encoding probable protein arginine N-methyltransferase 1 isoform X2, with translation MIKPAPIITSIPTLTSEMLKDVVRTKTYQNVIYRNTFLFKDKIVLDVGAGTGILSLFCAKAGAKHVYAVECSQMADMAKEIVEANGYSNVITVLKGKIEELDLPVPQVDIIISEWMGYFLLYENMLNTVLYARDKWLVNNGIVLPDNASLYLTAIEDAEYKEDKIEFWNNVYGFDMSCIRKQSIMEPLVDTVDQNQIVTNCQLLKTMDISKMTSGDASFTAPFKLVAERDDYVHALVAYFDVAFTVCHKLTGFSTGPRSRNTHWKQTVLYLEEVLTICEGESITGSMTVAQNKKNPRDVDITLKYSLNGQRCVISRTQQYKMR, from the exons ATGATAAAACCAGCGCCGATTATTACTTCGATTCCTACTCTCACTTCG GAAATGCTGAAGGATGTCGTGAGAACTAAGACTTACCAAAACGTTATCTACAGAAACACGTTCTTATTCAAGGACAAGATTGTTCTTGATGTTGGTGCAGGGACAGGGATTCTATCTCTCTTTTGCGCGAAAGCTGGGGCAAAACATGTTTATGCT GTTGAGTGTTCACAGATGGCTGACATGGCAAAAGAGATTGTCGAAGCAAATGGTTATTCTAATG TTATAACCGTTTTGAAAGGAAAGATTGAAGAGCTTGACCTACCGGTTCCTCAAGTGGATATTATTATTTCAGAATGGATGGGTTATTTCTTGTTATATGAAAACATGTTGAATACTGTTTTATATGCTCGCGATAAGTGGTTG GTTAATAACGGAATTGTGCTACCTGATAACGCTTCTCTCTATCTGACAGCAATTGAGGATGCCGAGTACAAAGAAGACAAGATTGAAT TTTGGAACAATGTGTATGGTTTTGACATGAGCTGCATTAGGAAGCAGTCAATCATGGAACCTCTTGTTGACACAGTTGACCAGAATCAGATTGTCACGAACTGCCAATTACTTAAG ACCATGGACATCTCAAAGATGACATCAGGGGATGCTTCTTTCACAGCACCTTTTAAACTTGTGGCTGAACGTGACGATTATGTTCATGCTTTAGTCGCATATTTTGATGTAGCGTTTACTGTGTGTCACAAACTCACAGGGTTTTCTACAG GACCAAGATCAAGAAACACACACTGGAAACAAACTGTTTTATATCTTGAAGAGGTGTTGACTATATGTGAAGGCGAATCGATTACTGGGAGCATGACTGTGGCACAAAATAAGAAGAATCCACGAGACGTGGATATCACACTCAAGTACTCGTTAAATGGTCAACGCTGTGTTATCTCAAGAACACAACAATACAAGATGCGCTAA